TAGTCGCAGCGTCATCTGACGGGACCATCACGTACATGGACTCTAAGGCGGCCCTGAGGACGCTCAGCATATGCTCCGGCAGATTGGTCAAGATGGCCCACGGGACAACATCGAGGGGAGGAGCTATATATGCTATCTGCTACAGCAGGGAGAAGCAAGTGGCTTCGCTAGCGATAATAATGGATAGCGGGAGCTTCAGGTTCTACGAGCAGCCAGTTCCATCCAGGTTCAATTCCTCCGGGACGGGCTTCATCTACTCCAGCATGAAGAGGGACTTCCCAGCCGCAGTAGAGCCTCCGGCACCTCTGGTAGCTGATATCAATGGGGATGGGTACGATGAAGCTCTCGCATACTTAGATGGCCACCTCCTCTACTTCGAATCCTCCCTGTCGGATCCGAAGCAGTATCAAGTGGATGCCGTGCTGGGCCTCTCCGTGGAGGGAAGGAGCGTATTCGTATCCACAGCTTCCGGCATATTCATATGGGGGCCCGATGGCCTCAAGCCCTACTCAAACATAGGGTGCTCCTCCCTCCCCATACCTGTGGACTTCGATGGTGATGGGAAGCTGGAAGTGGCCTGCAGGCGCGGGGACATCGTCCAAGTGGTGAAAGGGGACTCAATCATATTCAGGGCTGAGGGAGGTGCCACGGATCCAGCTGTATATGATCTCAACGGAGATAAGAGGCCAGAGCTCATCTACATACTCAACGATGGGACATTAGTGGCTAGGTCCCCCAGCCTATCCTGGAGGGCCAAAGTAGAGGCTCCTTACAACAGGCCCGTAGTGGCGGATGTGGATGGGGACCTCAGGCCCGAAGTTATAGTAGCGGCTGGCCAATACGTCTACTGTTTCTCCAACGATGGAAAGGAGAAGTGGAGAGTGAGCCTCAGGGAGTTCAGCGGATGGGTATCAGGAGGGGAAGTAGACTTCCAGAGGTACATGAGGTTCGAGGCGAAGACGCAGCCAATATTACTTGATTACGATGGGGACGGGCTCCTCGAGATCTTAGTGGGGATAGGGGCTTATTTGGAGCAGGGAAGAGTGGCTCTTTTGGATGAGATGGGTAAGAATGAGGCCCCTAAGGTGGAGATAATCTCCCCATCGAACTACACGAAGGTGGGGAAGTACGTCAAGATAACTTTCAAGGTGACTGATGAATCGAGCCGGCTGAGGGCTAGGATCCTATCATCGACTGAGCTTTGGAGCGGCACTGTGGAATCAGGAAGTATTACGAGCGTGGAAGTCCCTTCCTTCGAAAATATCGTTATTGAGGCATCCGATGGTATCCTGACGACTAGCTCGAAGCTATACCTGAAGGTGGATACGCAGCCACCCAAGATGGTGATAGAGCCCTCTAACATGTCGAAGATAACTGAGGGCACCAACATAACGGTCAGGATAATAGCTCCGATAGATGAGTACGCATTCCTAACTGTCTACCATGGGACTCCTGGGAACTGGATAAAGATAATAGAGAGGAGGGTGTGGAAGACATCTGTAGTGAGCATAAACGTCACTCCTATAGTTGAGATGGTCAGCGGATACAGGCTCTTCAAGTTCCATCTAGTCGATAAGTACGGGAACGTCGAGGACGTCGTGATGAGGTACAGGATCGAGAGGAGTAAAGAGGAAAGAGTTAATTCCAGCGTTTCGCTGATCTTGAGCGTGAACAACCTGATCTCTAAGGAAGCCAGGGTGAATTGCACTCTAATCGGGCTGGATAGAGCTTCACTCTATTACGGGGATGGAGCGGATTGGAAGTTGATAAAGGAAGTGAGTGGGAATGAGAGCATCCTTTGGGATGTATCGGGCCTGAAGGATGGGAAGTACATATTGAAGCTAGAATCGGGGAGTGTTAGCTCCCTGAAGGAGGTCACTATAGATAACACACCGCCCTCCATCAAGATAGAGGCCGATAAGAGAATTCCAGTGGGGGGGACTGCCATCGTGAGGGTTGAGGGGGACTTCGAGAGGCTGTACTGGGACTTGGATGGCGATGGTATCTTCGAGACAGCGGGCCCCCCGCTAGCTAGGATAGAGGGGAAGGAGCCGGGGAGGATCAGGATAAATGTGATGGGAGTGGATGGAGCTAATAACAGCGCTACGGCTGGAGTTGAGATAGAGGTCTTCGAGGCAAATGAAAAGATTGAGGCAACTGAAGTGGAGAGCTCTAATGCATCGATAAGCAATCCTCAGATCTCATATGCTTCTATAATCAGGCCCGAGTTACTAGCATTGGCCCTCCTTTTAGTAGCTATAGTGATGATGAAGAGCTCGAGGAGGAAGAAGTCATCTAACCCGTGGAAGAAACGTTAAGCTCTTAAATTTCTTTTTTTACTTCGCTAAGTTTTCAAGGGAGGAGATAATGAATTGGAGAGATCCTGCCTCAGAGGAGCTCCGGGTCACTTGGCTCACTGAAGCCATCACAATATTAAGCTCCGCCTCCCCCCATGTCTTATGATAGATGAGATATCGAGGAGGATAGATGAACTGAGGGAAGATATGGTATCCTCTATGATTGAGATGATCCCTCTAGGAGGTATAGGGCCTGAGAACGGGGGAGATGGTGAGATAAGGAAGGCTGAGTTCATAGAGAGGCTAGCGAGGGGCATGGGGCTTCATGTGGAGAGAGTCGATGCTGAGGATAGCAGAGTCCCCTCCAGGATCAGGCCGAACATAATAGTGAGGTATGAGGGGAGGAGCGGGAGGAACATATGGATAGTCAGCCACATGGACGTAGTCCCCCCTGGGGAGGGCTGGAGCTCCGATCCCTTCAAGCCCATAATCAAGGAAGGGAAGATATATGGGAGAGGGACTGAGGACGATGGGCAGGCCATAATATCCTCTCTTTACGCTGTGAAGGCTTTAGCGGATCTCAAGGTAAGGGCGGATTACGGCCTGAACCTGGCTATAGTATCGGATGAGGAGACTGGGAGTAGGTACGGGATATTGCACTTGATATCCGAGGGGATATTCTCCAAGGAAGATCTCATACTAGTCCCCGACGCCGGCAATAAGGACGGGACTATGATAGAGGTAGCTGAGAAAGGCATACTCTGGATCAGGGTGACTGTGAGGGGGAAGCAGGCTCACGCGAGCACTCCGGAGAAGGGATTGAATGCCCATAGGATAGGGATGAGGCTCGCTCTAGCTATAGATGATGCCCTCCACTCTAAGTTCAATGAGGTAGATGAGCTCTTCGACCCCCCTGTGAGCACATTCGAGCCCACGAAGAGGGAAGGGGGCGTGGAGAACGTGAACACGGTTCCCGGGACCGATATAGTATACTTCGATTGCAGGATCCTCCCTAGATACGATATAGATGAAGTCCTGGAGACTGTTAAGAAAATAGCGAAGGCTTTCGAGGTTTACGGAGCTGATATAACTGTGGAGGAAGTTGAGAGGAGCGAGCCCTCATTCACGGACCCGGAATCGGAGATAGTCAGGAGGATAAAGAGAGCAGTGAAACTATTGAGGGGGAAGGAAGCCAAGCCGATGGGAATAGGAGGAGGTACATGTGCTGCTTATCTTAGGAGAGCCGGTCTCCAAGCTGTTGTCTGGATGACGACCGAGGAGACAGCTCATCAACCCGATGAGTATTGCGTAATAAATAATATGGTCGAGGACGCTAAGGTGATGGCATCCCTGGTCCTCGATGAGCTATGATCGAGCTCCCTCAAATGAGACCTTTCAATGCTCAACTTTTTATTGAGGAATCCCTGAGTAAAGGTATGTCAGAGGTGAGGCGTTCCAGGAGTAAGGGCTTCGTGGGTTTCCTGTTCGTAGCTTTCATGTTCCTCGGGTTGGGAGTGGGAATCCTAATAGGCGAAGTCGCCCCCGCGTTATTCGTTGGTATGGGGCTCGGTTTCTTGAGCATGGCTATCCTAGATGCTATTATCAAGGAGCCCGCGGAGGAAGAATCTGAGTATGAGAGAGCTGTAGAATCTTATGTGGGGAAAGGTGGATTCTTAGGGAATATAATCCTGGCCCTGCTCGGTATAGGTTTCATCCTAGGGGGATTATCCATCCTCACAGGCTTCGAGATAGAATGGAGAATCCTCGGTGGAGCCCTCATAATATTGCTCGGTATCTGGTTCATAATATTGGCTATGAGAGCTATTGCGAGCTCGAAGTCTAGTTGATCTCATCGAACTTCATGCTAAGCTTTTAGATTCGTCGGCGATAGCTCGAGATTTGATCATCGAGATTCGCTGAGAGGTCATATTGGTGGCATGCACTGGATGACCTGCTCAACGATCTAGCGAAAGATCCTAAAAATTATCGGGGAGTGAGGGATAAAACTTTATTATATTTTACCTCTTCAGTCCATATGCCCATCAAGGATATAGTGGGTGGTAAGCTCCCGAAGGGCTCTCAGGTGGAGCTGGAGGGTACGATAACTGAGCTTTTACCGATATTCCTGATGGGAGGATCCTCCTATGAGAGGTTCTCGCTGGAGGATGGTACTGCGAGAATAACGGTAATCATGCCATCATCCGATATCTACCTCCTCCCGGGTGATAGGGTCAGAGTGGTTGGGAGAGTCAGGCCGTGCCCTTACGCTCCAGCTGTGGATTGCATCGAGACCGAGAGCGAGTACGTGGAGATAAAGGAGTGGAAGTGGATAGAGCCGAGTAGGAGGAGGAGTGAGAACAGGAAAGGCCCCTTCAATATGAGCGTGCTCCTCCACATGACTAGGCTGGATGAGGAAGTGATAAGGGGGATAGTTGAGACAGATCTAGATCCCGTTAGGATAAGGGAGAGGTTTGAAAGCTGTATAAATTCAGGAGAGAGTTGCGATCACTTGCTAGATATGCTCTCCGCTATGACGATGTACTCCATATTCCTGAGGGATTTGGATGCAGCTAGCTCAGTTAGAATGACCCTGAAATTATTGGAAACTCTACCTATCGGTAAAATACTGAACTTGCTGTCCGATATGGTGGAGACTCTAGTGAGTAGGGAGGGCCTGGCCCCCTATCTATCTGGAGAGGGTAAGGGGATCGTCGAGAGGTATCCTGTGGCCGATGAGTCGAGCTTGAAGGAAGTAGTTGAGCTCAGAGGCCTGGCTGATCGCCTAATAAATGATTTAAGGGAGGGTAAGAAGGAATTCATAATTCTTGAATTCTCGAGGGGCGAGGAACTGGAGAAGATAAGGAAGGTCGTTGAGATAGTCGCTGGGATAACTGGATCCAAATTGCTCCTACTATATGCATCCTCAGTGGCTGAGGATACCCATAATATCCTCTCCGAGATAAAGGAGACTTCTAAAAACTTGAAGGAGGATGAGAGAGCTATCCTGTACTTAGAAGCCCCTGAGCTCCTATTTCCGAATGAGAAGATGCTTGGTCTGCTGAAATTACCCGATGAGGCTCTTGAAGGAGTATCTGATCTCAAATCGGAGTTCTCTAAGGTATTCAGGGAGCTCTCCAGCAAGATATTGATAGTGGCCGCTACTGTCTCCAGCTCTATGGTGGATGGGAACTCCATAGGGAGGCCCGTGGTAATACCGCTTGAGACCGGCGTTGAGATCGCTAGCGATATGGAGTACAGCATCTAAAAAATGTTTGTCCCTCTCAATAACGGGGCTCATATTAGTATCCCTGGAGCTCATCCCTACGCTGGGCGCTCCTTTAAGAGTAAGTTACCCCCCTAAGTTAGTTAGGGGGGTAACTAGATGTACTTCGACCGAGCCTAAGACCAAGAGGGAAGACCTCTTCGATATGGAGGCGGAGCTAAGGGAACTCTCAGATGGCCTCAAGTGGGAGAAGCTTGTTATAGTGACTGGTTTAAGGAGATATGGGAAGACATCGCTCATATTGACATATCTGAATGAGGAGAAGCTCGACAACATCTTCCTCGACTGCAGGCTCCTCCCTCCAGGGATGATAAGCATGGGCTCCTTCCTCGAACTATTGGAAGCTGAGCTCACCAGGAAGTCATGGGCTAGAAGGATATTGAGCAGAGTTGAGGGCATAAGCATATCCGAAATAGGGATAAGATTCAAGGAGAGGGATCTCAACTCCCTAATAAGTGCCTTACATGCATTGGAGGGGAAGATCTTAGTTATAGACGAAGCTCAGGAGCTGAGGAGATCGAGGCATAGGTTCGATTCTATAATAGCTTACGCTTACGATCACCTCGACCTCAAGATAATCTTATCGGGCTCTCAAGTCGGCTTATTATATAGGTTCCTCAGGGTGGACGATCCCGAAGCCCCTCTTTACGGCAGACCCTTCAAGGAGGTGAGGATGAGGAAGCTGAGCGATGAAGAAGCCATGGATTTCCTGAGGAAGGGATTTGAGCAGGCTGGAATGAAAGTAAGTGATGATATACTGGAGGAAGCCAGGAGGTTCGATGGGATAATAGGATGGCTCACTTACTTCGGCTTCTCGATGATCAGCAACAGGGAGTCCGTGGAGATTATAGAGAGGAGGGCCTCTAAGCTCGCCATAAGCGAGCTCGAGCATGCCCTGAGGATATACGGGTTGGCTGAGGCAAGGTACAGGGAAGCGCTGAAAGTGATAGCTACTTTAGAGCGTGCGAGGTGGACCCGGATAAAGAGGGGGATTGAGGCGAGGATCGGTAAGATACCCAGCAATACGCTATCCTCCATCTTGAGCAACTTAGTGGATTCCGGATTCCTGGAGAAGACGGAGGAAGGATACAAGATAGCTGATCCAGTTTTGAGGAGCGGAATTTTGAGATATTGGTGAATTCAGCCCTCCAATAACTGTTGCTTCCAATACCCGGGCTACTGAAATAAAAAATTAAGTTGTGCTGCCCCTCCTTATCTTCATGAAGATTAGTAAGAGCACCACTATCACTAAAATCAATGCGATAGCTCCTAAGGCGAGCAGGATAGTCGATACTCCTGTGGTCTCGATGACAGTGACTGTCTGCGTCGTGACCGTCTGAGTCTCAGTCTTGAGAGTCGTTGTCCTCTCCTCCGTCGTCTGCGTTGTTGGGCTGGTTTCAGTAGCAGTCCGAGTTTCAGTAGCAGTCCGAGTCGAAGTAGTATACGTTGGAGTCTGAGGAGCCGGAAGCACTGTTATTAGCGGGCGATTAAGAGGATCGCTCTCCGAGAGCTTGTAATTTTTCTTCCATATCTCGAATGATAGATGATAGGTCCCGGGCCTCATGTTCTTAGGTATAT
The sequence above is drawn from the Candidatus Korarchaeum cryptofilum OPF8 genome and encodes:
- a CDS encoding FG-GAP repeat domain-containing protein, which encodes MRRSLLLILLFPLLLASCYQDSYYQGLGGMRGGAKVLLFKQGLPGDPVAIVPVGSLIVAASSDGTITYMDSKAALRTLSICSGRLVKMAHGTTSRGGAIYAICYSREKQVASLAIIMDSGSFRFYEQPVPSRFNSSGTGFIYSSMKRDFPAAVEPPAPLVADINGDGYDEALAYLDGHLLYFESSLSDPKQYQVDAVLGLSVEGRSVFVSTASGIFIWGPDGLKPYSNIGCSSLPIPVDFDGDGKLEVACRRGDIVQVVKGDSIIFRAEGGATDPAVYDLNGDKRPELIYILNDGTLVARSPSLSWRAKVEAPYNRPVVADVDGDLRPEVIVAAGQYVYCFSNDGKEKWRVSLREFSGWVSGGEVDFQRYMRFEAKTQPILLDYDGDGLLEILVGIGAYLEQGRVALLDEMGKNEAPKVEIISPSNYTKVGKYVKITFKVTDESSRLRARILSSTELWSGTVESGSITSVEVPSFENIVIEASDGILTTSSKLYLKVDTQPPKMVIEPSNMSKITEGTNITVRIIAPIDEYAFLTVYHGTPGNWIKIIERRVWKTSVVSINVTPIVEMVSGYRLFKFHLVDKYGNVEDVVMRYRIERSKEERVNSSVSLILSVNNLISKEARVNCTLIGLDRASLYYGDGADWKLIKEVSGNESILWDVSGLKDGKYILKLESGSVSSLKEVTIDNTPPSIKIEADKRIPVGGTAIVRVEGDFERLYWDLDGDGIFETAGPPLARIEGKEPGRIRINVMGVDGANNSATAGVEIEVFEANEKIEATEVESSNASISNPQISYASIIRPELLALALLLVAIVMMKSSRRKKSSNPWKKR
- a CDS encoding M20 family metallo-hydrolase — translated: MIDEISRRIDELREDMVSSMIEMIPLGGIGPENGGDGEIRKAEFIERLARGMGLHVERVDAEDSRVPSRIRPNIIVRYEGRSGRNIWIVSHMDVVPPGEGWSSDPFKPIIKEGKIYGRGTEDDGQAIISSLYAVKALADLKVRADYGLNLAIVSDEETGSRYGILHLISEGIFSKEDLILVPDAGNKDGTMIEVAEKGILWIRVTVRGKQAHASTPEKGLNAHRIGMRLALAIDDALHSKFNEVDELFDPPVSTFEPTKREGGVENVNTVPGTDIVYFDCRILPRYDIDEVLETVKKIAKAFEVYGADITVEEVERSEPSFTDPESEIVRRIKRAVKLLRGKEAKPMGIGGGTCAAYLRRAGLQAVVWMTTEETAHQPDEYCVINNMVEDAKVMASLVLDEL
- a CDS encoding AAA family ATPase, whose product is MRPALRSLAIWSTASKKCLSLSITGLILVSLELIPTLGAPLRVSYPPKLVRGVTRCTSTEPKTKREDLFDMEAELRELSDGLKWEKLVIVTGLRRYGKTSLILTYLNEEKLDNIFLDCRLLPPGMISMGSFLELLEAELTRKSWARRILSRVEGISISEIGIRFKERDLNSLISALHALEGKILVIDEAQELRRSRHRFDSIIAYAYDHLDLKIILSGSQVGLLYRFLRVDDPEAPLYGRPFKEVRMRKLSDEEAMDFLRKGFEQAGMKVSDDILEEARRFDGIIGWLTYFGFSMISNRESVEIIERRASKLAISELEHALRIYGLAEARYREALKVIATLERARWTRIKRGIEARIGKIPSNTLSSILSNLVDSGFLEKTEEGYKIADPVLRSGILRYW